Within the Pseudomonas sp. SL4(2022) genome, the region GCCTTTATCAAGCAATACCCGGACGTGGCCCTGCACATGCATCAGGGCACACCGACACAAATCGCTGAAATGGCAGCTGACGGCACAGTCGACTTTGCCATCGCTACGGAAGGCCTAGAACTGTTCAACGACTTGATCATGATGCCCTGCTACTGCTGGAACCGCTGTGTGGTGGTGCCACAAGGGCACCCACTTACGAAGCTGCCTAAGCTCACACTGGAAGCCCTGGCCGAACATGAAATCGTGACCTACACCTTCGGCTTCACGGGCCGCTCCAAACTGGATGAAGCATTCAGCCATCGAGGGCTCGCGCCTAAGGTCGTGTTCACAGCAGCTGATGCTGACGTCATCAAGACCTACGTGCGACTGGGGTTGGGGGTGGGCATCGTGGCCAAGATGGCGATTGACCCTAAAATCGACCCAGATCTCGTCGTGCTGGATGCAGGCGATCTGTTCGAAGCCAGCGTCACCAAGATCGGCTTTCGCCG harbors:
- the cysB gene encoding HTH-type transcriptional regulator CysB, producing MKLQQLRYIWEVAHHDLNVSATAQSLYTSQPGISKQIRLLEDELGVEVFARSGKHLTRITPAGERIINTAGEILRKVESIKQIAQEFSNEKKGTLSIATTHTQARYALPPVISAFIKQYPDVALHMHQGTPTQIAEMAADGTVDFAIATEGLELFNDLIMMPCYCWNRCVVVPQGHPLTKLPKLTLEALAEHEIVTYTFGFTGRSKLDEAFSHRGLAPKVVFTAADADVIKTYVRLGLGVGIVAKMAIDPKIDPDLVVLDAGDLFEASVTKIGFRRGTFLRGFMCDFIERFAPHLTREVMAKAVQCHSRVELEELFKGVELPLH